The region CAGCACCCCATGGTGgcgcccacggatcccaacagggctgcaccaaactccaactcccatggagccctgttggagtccgaggcaccactgcaacccagggggctgctatgtagcatcccaggggaggtaactCTCTGGCCATGCTTGCTTTCCCAGAACTCCCAGACtggaggtgtcctggctgggcctCAGCCGCacaccacaatatacatatatataaaaatataaatatataaatattcatctGAGGTGTCCTTCATCCATGGAGAGACTGGTGTTGTCAGTCCCACTTCTCTTCTCAAatcttcactttattcttctcttTGTGTCTACAGTTAGATTCCTTTCTATATGTTTCCTGCACAAAGAAATTGGTAAgaaaagatttttcttctttctaaatgtaaaataaaactgttaaagaTTTAAGTGGAGGGAGAGAGTTTAGTAATTCAAAGGACACAATAAGAACGTGAAACATTAGTGCTAGAAATGACAAGTCCAAGTAGAGGCTCTTTGCTAAGAAACATTCTGGAGTCTAAGGATGCTTTCCTGATAATATTATTATGAATATGATTTGTATTTGATTCCATGTCTGAGAGTGAATCAGTATTTTATAAGAACTGTTTGAACGTTCTTAGCTCACACACACCCTGAGGTGCCCACTGTGCTGTCCTCTCGTGTCTTATTTACGCCACTCAGTAAGGTGCCTTGTGTTTTcttctcatcttcttcttttattttagtcCACTCTTCTTATCGTTGGTCCATCAGTTTGAGGGTCCTGGGGCTCAGACCCTACCTCAGTAGTACTGGACACAACACAAGAGTCCTCCTTAtcctttgtttgctgttgtttttattctaaagCTCCGTCTGCTCCACTCAGTCTGATTATTAAACATTTGGATTTCTGTCCTCACATTTGGATTCACCACATTATTTTAACTGTGAACCCCTAAGAGTGAGCAGGACCCCGTGAAGTGGGCATCACATGTCACCTGATAGAAGTTCAGTCCTCCACTGTCACTCTGATGTCTCAGGTCACACAGCAGTTTGTTTCTGGTCACCGACACTCAGACAGTTGGCACTGAGGAGCCATTTGAACTGACAATGGAGAAGACAAATAGCAAGGCCATCAGTAGGAGACAAACTGGTCAAGACGAGGGTCTTCTGGCACGTGTCTTATTGTATTGCAGTCACACTAATTACACCTGCAGCGTtcatttctgtgtttctgtggTCACGAGGACACGGTCAGAAGTCTCACAGTAGGACCTCCACTCctaataatcataaataattcTGTTCCTTCTTCATCAGACGTCACGCAGATTCAAAGCCAAAGGCCAGTAGGCTGTTAATTCTGCAAATCCACTTTCAGTCTGTGCTTGGCACTCCAGCTATTGTCATGTCAATTGTTCTGCTGTCTATTATAAGGGGTCTTTATGAAGGgaaatttgaaatgcaaagataTTTTAAGACTTCAGAAgaggaaaatgaaagtaaatgaaaGTAGCGAGTGAGAACTGAAGAgatgatgttttaagttgacCCACCTGATTATTCACTCAGTAACGCAGCTCTCTTCTTCTGCAGAAAAGTCACAACGCTCACCAATGCAGGTACAATATTTGAACTGGGGGTCTCTGGGGGTCTTTCAAGTCTCACTCTTTATtggactcattaagtttatttctttatttattattttacagaatgGAGGAGAATATGCAGCTCAGCAGGTACGGTTGATAAGCTGCTCATGAAATTCTCATTTTCTGTGTCTGTAGTCTTTGTGTCTTCATGTTAAACGTGTCACCTTCATAACCATGACAAGCAGGACCTTGTGAGCTCTGTGACTGTCCCCCAGGTCTCAGTAAATGGCTGAGGTCCCTCTGTGTGGGtgacatggtgacacagtggtagcgctgccatCTCACAGTAAGGACActggggttcacatcctgggggctccttgtgtggagtttgtatgttctgccTGTGACTGTGAGGGTCTCCTCCGTgtgctccaaagacatgcaggttaggtggtccgGTGACGCTCAGTTAGCCCTGATATATGTCTGAGTGTTTGCCCgctgatggactggcgtcccgtCCATGGGTTGTTCCTGCCCTGCCCTGATGCCTGCTGTGATCGGCTCCATCTGCCCCTCgactctgccctggataagccGGTTATGACAATGGATGTCTGCTTGTTCTGTGTGTTTAAAGGCAGATGAGCTGCTAGTTAAGGAACAGGAAGACCTCAGCCTctactgccccctggtggtctcTTTGAATATCGCTAGTTCTCTTATTCCTATGAAGTTCACTAAACAGTCCTCTGTCATAAACAGCTGGATTCTTCTTGGCAGGCGGACattactttattttgtgtttcaagaACGTCAGACAAGTCAGTAAAGACAGAACTAAAGACCGGACCCTCCTCGTGCAGACACAACTCCTCAGATGTCTTCCTCGGTACAAAGGACGCTCGTTTGTCTTGTAGACTTTATTCTCAGAAGGTCACTTTGACTCGGTGGTCTCGTACCGATTAGCACTGCATGTCATTGTCACTAATCCTGCTACTTAAAGACTCCATGATGTCCCTTCTGTCACTTAGGACCCTCTTGTGCTTCAATGCAGACCCTTTCTCAGGCCCACATTTCCAGCATGTCGATGTTGAAGTATTTGTGAGATGACAACACTGAGGACACACTTGAGGTTTTCACTCCCAACGTTTGCTCTTTTTAAAGTAAACTGAGTGCTGCTCAGTCCTCACAGGGCCCGCTGTCCATTCTCAGCCCCCTCAGTGTCCAGTCCTGTCCCCTCTTTAGTGCcactttgtgttttgttctgctGTCCTGTCCTTTGTCGTCACTATCAGTGTTGTCACCTTGTATCTCCTCTCATCCCCCTCTCCTTAATAAAGCCCCCCTCACCTGTACTGACCGGTCACATGGTGTCCCTGCTGACTGATGACTTGTGACACTTCATCCTCATCACTGACAGGCGGCCATCTTGTGTTGTTAGATTCAGGGTCATAAATTCAGTGACCCCTGTTGTCACTTCTGACAAGGAACTGAGAAACATAAAGTGGGGGGTCTGCTAAATAAAAGGCCACCAACGCAGTGTAAGGACGAGAAAAGTGACAGAGTCACCGACAGAGCAGAGCAAAATGAATCAAAGTGGACAGGAATGACAGGAACAGGAGGACAACAGGCCAGGGGGGACATGAGACCCTCAGGTTAGTGACGCCAAGTCTGAGAGCTGCTGGTGAGTCTGTGAACGAGTGCCAGGCCTCACTGGTGGTCTTCTTGTTTGTGTCTTTAACAAATCCTCGCTGTGTCATTCGTCTTTTATTACAATGTTCACAGCGTGGTGATCAGGCTCTTTAGGGTTACATGAAGAtaaaatggaggaggtcagagGTGCGACTACACAGGGGGGCAGAGCAGTGACACAAAGAGACACACGAGGGGCTTGGTGGGCTGAGAACTGAACACGTGCTGTTTGACGTCTTTGTCTTTTTAATGTTCAGGTCCTTCAAGGAGTGTAAATGTGTTGTTGTCTTCCTCAAGTCCCCTGATTTCCTGAcgtcttcctcttttcttcttcttctcctcagctgATGTCACTTTTGATCCTGAGACTGCAAATCCATGGCTCATTGTGTCTGAAGATGGGAAAGAAGTGAGACTGACAGACACATGGCAGGAAGTGATGGACAATCCAAAGAGGTTTGACCGCTATGTTATTGTCCTGGCCAGAAGAGGATTCACGTCAGGGAGACACTACTGGGAGGTGGAGGTCGGGGGGAAGACTGAGTGGACTTTAGGAGTCGCCAGAGAGTCGGTCAACAGGAAGGAGGAGATTACACTGACCCCAGATGATGGATGCTGGACTGTTGGGCTGAGGAATGAGAACGAGTACACAGCTAACACTGACATTGCTGTCCCCCTCCCCCTGAGAGTGAAGCCGCAGACAGTGGGGGTCTTTCTGGACTATGATGAAGGTCAGGTCTCCTTTTACAATGCCCAGTCCCGCTCTCACCTCTACACCTTCACAgactccttcactgagcccctctatccataCTTCAGTCCTTGTAATAATGACGGTGGTAAAAACGCGGCCCCTCTGGTCATCTGCCCCTGCGCACACACTGACCCCTCTGTATTAATGTTGTCTGTCCATCTCTGAGCAGCACAAAGCCGATGGAGACTTTCTTTAACATCAGACCACCGAACTCAAAGCCCCCCTGAGGTGTCCTGCTGTTTGCTGCTcgtctgattttcattttcaggatTTCTGTGTTTAATGAGACATCAGGACTGAACACTTGGGATTTTTAAATGGCGTCGGATCAAAGCGTCGGCTCCATAATCCAATGTGACTCTGAGGGTCTGAGAATGAACAGAAATCCTGAGTGCGCGTCTTTAATTTGACATTCAAAGAGGAATTCAACAAAGATGGTCGTGTTCTCCAAAGCACTGGATTGGTTTTCTTCAGTCGTCGTGTGACGTCACTTGCTGGTGGTCAGTCCTGATGACCCTGAGGTGCCCACTTTGTGACATTAAAAGACATGAAGAGTGTGAGCTGAGCAGAAGAAATCCGAGACCCTGAATATCGAGACCACCGTCCATTTTGTAACTCGcttatctaattcagggtctCAGGGGGCTGTCTATGTGGGGGGCAACACGGATAAGAACCAACCTGTGACACCAGAGCTGAAGGCCGGACCACCAATCACTGTGCTACTACGAGACCACCGATCAGACAAACCTGAATTCCTATCTAGCGTTATATACTTCTATTGTTAAACGTGGACTGAAATACACAACACTGTAAGTCTGCTGAGAAGTTCATCAACACTGAGATGAGTTTgtgatgaaatgaaataaaacagaaagggacgtcaaatgaaataaagaaaggcaggaattacaaaaagaaatcatCGACATCAGTGAGGTGACACGGCGCTGTCCTCTGAAATAAAATGGCTTTTCGTGAACTTCTCTGAGGGTCCACCTCACAGTCCTGAACCTCCGGCAGACTCGACGTCAATTCAGTGACACACACAGGTGGTCTGCTGCAGTGCTGGAGTCGGAGTGTGTGACAGAAATGACAATAATAAGTTTAATTACTGAACAGAGTGCTAGACGTgagaaaagaactgaagaaacagaattcaaaaatggACGACTTCACACAAAtcagaacaattaaaaatgacaacagaatACAGAATTGTGTGTGAATGGCACCTCTTGTGGTCATAaagtgtaattaaaataattaaaaatggactCCAATTCATTAATCCAGTCCTCGTCTGAATCAgtttatttattgtgcatttgAGTGTGAAGGCGTATGTGAGACTCAAAAATGTCACTTTGTCTGTCATTTATAAATGAACTCAAATAGAGTCAGGGACAGAGCTGCAAGTGTGTTTGTCTGGTGTTACCAGTGACCAGGGGAGGTGTGACTGGGAGAACTGGGAGAAAAGTCATGTGACACCAGGAGAACACGTTAACTCCACAGAGACGCTGAGCATGCTGGGAATTGAAATTAGGAGCTGTGAGGCACTGGGCCACTTGggggcttaataataataataataataataataataataataataataataataataataataataataataataataataataataataatactaaagttACATTTGTTGAACAGAAGCCTCTACAAATACACGTCGGCCTGCAGTATGAAAGTTGACGTCACTGATGAGATTTGCTGAGTGACTTTGGAGTTGTAGATAAACTCGTGTCATCAGCGTGATCTTCATGCTCTTCCTCTCACTAATCACAGTCACTGCTCTCGTCTGCACACCACACACATGTCGGTGGTCTTACTGTTCGTATCTTTGACTTTCTCACATGTTAATGAAACTCTAAACGTGATGTTCATGTTTGTCAAGCAGACAAGTCAGAGTTTCCTGTAATCTGCACTCTTGTCAGTAAACCTGAACTTGAATGTTTGCCCGTCTTCTCCTTTCTTGGAGGAACATTTTAGAAGAAGAATCTGTCAGTTCAACATAAATGAATGAAACCTTTGCGGTATGTTGAATTTTCACACCCAGATAATGAAATACGTGACACAGAAAATGAAGAGCAGCAGAACAAAGTGTGACAGGTGAGGTGTGACTTTGAGGAAGGCCACCAGATATGCCATTAGATGGAACTTCATGCACTTGTTCGTGTAGATGAAGAAAACTTGAAAAGTTATGTCAAGACTTAAGCTACTTGATTTTTTAAGAAAAGTAATTTCAATGACGTGTGTCtgaggaaatattttatttttatctttaaagaattaaaagatcAGATTTATGTGACTTTCTTGTTTAAAAAGCCtgaataatacaaaagggaaatTGTTGGATTTCAAATTCCACTGTAAATTCTGTTCATGTCCacacattaattcatttaaacATCAATCCCACTGATTTGTCTGGctgtctgtttttatgtttttctttatttgtattccTAATATTTAAGACTGCATTCATCcctaaatacaataattattgtgttaagttgtcacgatgtaaaatgaaaagactcCGAGTCCACAGACGACACATTTAATCCAACAATAGAAAGCCGCTAACAGACTAAAACTTCCCGTTTCtgttcctttctttttctgtttttccacagCCCGCTATCCCCACCTAGTGGCACAAGGACAGAACACCACGTACTGTAAACACATTTAGATTTGAACTACAGCTGTGAACTTCACTGACACCCTTCAGATGAGTCCTTGAGTTGTGGCAGAAACCtccatccaaagtgacttacaaatcacAACAATCGATTTCATAATTCAGTCATAAAGTAGCCCCCCAGTGGTCTCAGGTCAAGTCAGATCTTTTCATTCGCTCCTCTGATTTAGATGATAAGACGTCTCGCTGTGTTTCAGGCTCTccgctgttttcttttttattgtccaAATCTCCTGATGGCTCTGAGATGACATTTGTGAATGTGTCTGCTCCTCAGCTGGAGTTCTTGGACCTTTTCATGTCACATTTGCTCAAATCTCAATAACAAACAGGATGGTCCTGCTGAATGCTGCATCAATGAAATTCCCAGTAGCCATTGCAGTGTCACTTGTCACTTTGCTGCCAGTCTCCACCGCTGAGAGCCTTCTGTCTCTAAACTGAACATGAAGACCTGAAGAAGCAGAGCGCCAGAGCACATTTGTGTTTGTGTCGTCACACACCGACTTCAGAGGCCTCTTGTTATATTCTGACGCCATCACGTCTGTTACTGAATGGTGAGGAGTGATGAGTGGACCCGCTGAGTTCACTTTACCTCATGGTGGGCGAAATCATGGAAATGATCGGGGACTTGGacaaactcagtgaaatgcaGTGacgtcaatggggaaggagaaactgaaccagTTCTGAGTGGGCTCTACTGGTGTGGTGGTCTTCTAAGTGACCCCTGAAGGAGATGGACACATCTGCTAATATGCCTGCCagactaaccactgtgccaacgtGCCTCCCTGAGATAAACTTAAATGACCACTCcactcaaaaatgatttttttatatttactacTCCAATGTAGTTTGTTGTgaatagggaatccattcccggacgggtttatccattcctgggaattcgggAATATCGGGAtcccagggatgacacagtgcacgggcatctcacacgTGAATGGTTTTAcaatgaccgacacttatttttaataaaactactgcagtatgttgactccattaaaagactaaccttatctacaagcagttcatgcagtcatataagtacatgtatctagttcaggggtgcacacacttttcggcttgcaagctacttttaaaatgaccaggtcgaaatgatgatctacctacattaaaaatgccatatatatatatacagtatatatagcatagttttactgtcaaataatgcaaagggtacgcgacacatgttttgc is a window of Polypterus senegalus isolate Bchr_013 unplaced genomic scaffold, ASM1683550v1 scaffold_6636, whole genome shotgun sequence DNA encoding:
- the LOC120520996 gene encoding E3 ubiquitin-protein ligase TRIM39-like, with product MQIKVTTLTNAEWRRICSSAADVTFDPETANPWLIVSEDGKEVRLTDTWQEVMDNPKRFDRYVIVLARRGFTSGRHYWEVEVGGKTEWTLGVARESVNRKEEITLTPDDGCWTVGLRNENEYTANTDIAVPLPLRVKPQTVGVFLDYDEGQVSFYNAQSRSHLYTFTDSFTEPLYPYFSPCNNDGGKNAAPLVICPCAHTDPSVLMLSVHL